A genomic window from Lactobacillus sp. ESL0677 includes:
- a CDS encoding manganese-dependent inorganic pyrophosphatase, whose protein sequence is MEKELVFGHQNPDTDAIGTAIAYSYLQNKLGFNTEAVALGEPNDETAYALNKFGFEAPRVIKTAANEVDKVMLVDHNEPQQSVSDIDQVTVTHVVDHHRIMNFDTSAPLFYLAEPVGCTSTIMWKLYKHFGVEIPQNIAGIMLSAIISDTLLLKSPTTTDDDRDAVEALAKIAGVDYKTYGLDELKAGTNIASKSEEDLIDLDAKSFSLNGKNVRVAQINVVDLPEAMERKDAFLKAMQAASDANNYDMFMLLITNVLDSDSTALVVGSDEAQAAFEKAFGKVTDSEISLPGVVSRKKQVVPPLTEAFN, encoded by the coding sequence ATGGAAAAAGAGTTAGTTTTTGGTCACCAAAATCCTGATACTGATGCGATTGGTACCGCAATAGCTTACTCATACTTGCAAAACAAGTTGGGTTTTAACACTGAAGCTGTAGCACTTGGCGAACCTAATGATGAAACTGCTTATGCTTTAAATAAGTTTGGTTTTGAAGCACCACGAGTAATTAAGACTGCTGCTAATGAGGTTGACAAAGTAATGCTGGTCGACCATAATGAGCCGCAACAGAGTGTCTCTGACATTGATCAAGTGACGGTAACGCATGTTGTTGACCACCACCGGATTATGAACTTTGATACTAGTGCACCATTGTTTTATTTAGCAGAACCTGTTGGTTGTACAAGTACAATTATGTGGAAGTTGTACAAGCACTTTGGTGTTGAAATTCCGCAAAACATCGCGGGAATTATGTTGTCAGCAATTATTTCTGATACTTTGCTGCTCAAGTCGCCAACTACTACTGATGACGACCGCGACGCTGTTGAGGCTTTAGCTAAAATAGCTGGTGTTGATTACAAGACTTATGGTCTTGATGAATTAAAGGCTGGTACTAACATTGCATCTAAGTCAGAAGAAGACTTAATTGACTTAGATGCCAAGAGCTTTTCACTTAATGGCAAGAACGTTCGGGTTGCTCAAATTAACGTTGTTGATCTGCCGGAAGCAATGGAACGCAAGGATGCCTTCTTGAAGGCAATGCAGGCAGCATCAGATGCTAATAACTACGACATGTTTATGCTGTTAATTACCAATGTTCTTGATTCTGATTCAACTGCGCTTGTAGTTGGTTCAGATGAGGCTCAAGCAGCATTTGAAAAAGCATTTGGTAAGGTTACAGACTCAGAAATCAGCTTACCGGGAGTTGTTTCGCGTAAGAAGCAAGTTGTTCCACCGTTGACTGAAGCTTTTAACTAA
- the xerS gene encoding tyrosine recombinase XerS, with product METKKYLDLIEAELKGMPDFVKEYNFGTTHSLTTTYQYLTEIRRFFDWLRQEGISSAPDNSQMSVDTLANLRRNDIMLYINYLGHVKNQQGHLNSPTTINRSINALRSLFKFLTITADNNDGQPYFERNVMLKIDSLNNTKTLNYRAHILESHMYIGKLKYQFLDFIENEYEQHCNKQALPAFKINKERDMAIIALILGTGIRVSECAGVNLADLNLKKATLDVTRKGGQRDSVPIAEWTLDYIIEYQKVRRERYSTTKKETAFFLTRWHQQTKRMTTNAIEKMVNKYSASFGHPLTPHKLRHTLASELYGVTKDQVLVAQQLGQKGTSATDLYTHVDQKKQRDALNEISETENK from the coding sequence GTGGAAACTAAAAAGTATTTAGACTTAATTGAAGCTGAGCTTAAAGGTATGCCGGATTTTGTCAAGGAGTACAATTTTGGTACTACCCATTCGTTAACGACAACATATCAATATTTAACAGAAATTCGGCGCTTTTTTGACTGGCTGCGTCAAGAAGGAATCTCATCTGCACCAGATAATAGTCAGATGAGTGTTGACACACTGGCTAATTTACGGCGCAATGATATTATGCTGTACATTAACTATTTGGGGCACGTGAAAAATCAACAGGGACATTTAAATTCACCGACAACGATTAATCGGTCAATTAATGCCTTACGCTCCCTATTTAAGTTTTTAACGATTACAGCTGATAACAATGATGGTCAGCCCTACTTTGAACGCAATGTCATGCTCAAAATCGACTCACTTAATAATACTAAGACGTTGAATTATCGGGCGCATATTCTTGAATCACACATGTACATTGGTAAATTAAAATATCAGTTTCTTGATTTTATTGAAAATGAGTACGAGCAGCACTGCAATAAGCAGGCATTGCCAGCCTTCAAAATCAATAAAGAACGCGATATGGCAATTATTGCCTTGATTTTAGGAACGGGAATTCGAGTTTCTGAATGTGCTGGCGTTAACTTGGCAGATTTGAACTTAAAAAAAGCTACACTTGATGTAACTCGTAAAGGTGGTCAGCGCGACAGTGTTCCAATTGCCGAATGGACTTTGGATTATATTATTGAATATCAAAAAGTTAGACGTGAGCGTTATTCTACTACTAAGAAAGAAACGGCATTTTTCTTAACGCGGTGGCACCAGCAAACAAAAAGAATGACCACTAACGCGATTGAAAAAATGGTCAACAAGTATTCTGCTAGCTTCGGCCACCCGCTGACGCCACATAAATTGCGTCATACGCTTGCTTCTGAGCTCTATGGCGTGACTAAGGACCAGGTGCTTGTAGCACAGCAGCTTGGTCAAAAAGGTACCTCAGCGACTGATTTGTATACGCATGTCGATCAAAAGAAACAACGTGACGCATTAAACGAAATTTCTGAAACAGAAAATAAATAA
- a CDS encoding NUDIX hydrolase N-terminal domain-containing protein gives MDKKDQFTDWAIELQSLAQNGLEYGHDKFDLERYERIRAIATEMMAAKTGLPLRQVKSLFSSDDGYQTPKLGTRAAIFKDDQILLVRETTDGAWSMPGGWCEPNMSVKENCIKEAKEESGRDVVAERVITIRNHVHTIRGERAINVIDVFFLCREVGGEFVKNTETTDCCYFSLKNLPKLSAERNSKAEIKACFDAYHDPNWQTTFE, from the coding sequence ATGGATAAAAAAGATCAGTTTACTGATTGGGCAATTGAATTACAAAGCTTAGCTCAAAACGGCTTGGAGTATGGTCATGACAAGTTTGACTTAGAGCGCTATGAGCGAATTAGGGCTATTGCCACCGAAATGATGGCCGCTAAAACTGGTTTGCCACTCAGGCAAGTTAAGTCATTATTCAGCAGTGATGACGGCTACCAGACGCCTAAATTGGGCACTCGTGCAGCGATTTTTAAAGATGATCAAATTTTGTTAGTGCGAGAAACCACAGATGGTGCTTGGTCAATGCCTGGTGGCTGGTGCGAACCTAATATGTCCGTCAAAGAGAATTGTATTAAAGAAGCCAAAGAGGAGTCAGGTCGTGACGTGGTTGCCGAACGAGTTATTACGATTCGCAACCATGTACATACAATTCGGGGTGAGCGAGCAATTAATGTCATTGATGTTTTCTTCCTATGCCGTGAAGTTGGTGGCGAATTTGTCAAAAACACGGAAACTACTGACTGCTGCTATTTTAGTCTTAAAAACCTACCTAAGTTATCAGCTGAACGAAACAGCAAAGCAGAAATTAAAGCGTGTTTTGATGCATATCATGATCCTAACTGGCAAACAACTTTTGAATAA
- a CDS encoding helix-turn-helix transcriptional regulator, translated as MSINLGKEICRRRREQKLTQEDLAELSDLSVNFISRLERTKNQNISIQKLDSIARALNTTTPDIIMNAYRFKEVKVENHQDNTPVFIKKVLNELRKMAPEKAERVCKSFIILAKEINKD; from the coding sequence ATGAGTATAAATTTAGGAAAAGAAATATGCCGTCGACGACGTGAACAAAAATTGACACAGGAGGATCTCGCTGAATTAAGTGATTTGTCAGTTAACTTTATTTCACGTCTTGAGCGTACTAAGAACCAAAACATTAGTATTCAAAAGCTTGATTCAATTGCCAGAGCTTTGAATACAACAACACCAGATATTATCATGAACGCTTACCGCTTCAAAGAAGTTAAGGTAGAAAATCATCAAGATAATACTCCAGTTTTCATCAAGAAGGTTCTTAACGAATTAAGAAAAATGGCTCCTGAAAAGGCTGAACGTGTATGCAAGTCTTTCATTATCTTAGCCAAAGAAATTAACAAAGACTAA
- a CDS encoding S9 family peptidase has product MTKNIAPEDLYQLRSVSQVRFYDNKIFFTENFIKKDSNSYLANLVSLDQDKNYRVWSREGLNSSPRVLGDFLYYLHQEDGEKPQLYRMPIDGGSAQPFLLTDGKDTSVQELVVSNDAQALYVKSKKTQEKPKFKTEKFPEVRHVTKLNGRLDGYGWFENDAEFSLIKIDKLMQEATVLFTTKDDFELAAVAKAGTNIAYIRGRQPELDTDIDYTKAVYLYNEKTGKTQLITTNVAQGSFSAAAFSPDGKTLALVGNDNSYPGQTINDLWLYSLETKQLTNLTQQLLDIDVGYEAALTADFTQNLCSNSVVWLDNKQYVFTALHHGHSQLYLGNRDTVQLIRDEAEDITDFCAASPQKLLLTVSKQALPSELLLFDLKTKTTSQLYNPNHDFERTHSYLKAQKFTYLSKDKTQELEGWYLPAANKPKQSPVLLYVHGGPHAAYGEAFFHEFQVLASWGYGIVYVNPRGSTTYGQKFCNDVDGHYGENDFSDVLAGLDYALEHFPELDKNHQYIAGGSYGGFMTTWAVGHTKRFKAAVAQRCVSDWISMNGTSDIGYWFDRQELQANLFSDNEALKKYWRMSPLAYAQNVTTPIRLLHGEWDMRCPISQSEEFFTAVKLAGAETDMIRYPQSFHGVSRNGLPSLRIHRMHDIKEWFDKHQ; this is encoded by the coding sequence ATGACGAAAAATATCGCACCAGAAGACCTTTATCAGTTGAGATCAGTTTCGCAAGTACGATTTTACGATAATAAAATCTTCTTTACTGAAAATTTTATTAAAAAAGACAGCAACAGTTATTTAGCCAATTTAGTTAGTCTTGATCAAGACAAAAACTATCGCGTTTGGAGTCGAGAAGGATTAAACAGTAGTCCGCGAGTATTGGGAGATTTTCTCTATTATCTTCATCAAGAAGACGGTGAAAAGCCGCAGCTTTACAGGATGCCAATTGACGGGGGCAGCGCACAACCTTTCTTATTAACTGATGGTAAAGACACTTCAGTTCAAGAATTAGTTGTTTCCAATGATGCGCAAGCTTTGTATGTGAAGAGTAAGAAAACTCAGGAAAAGCCTAAATTCAAAACGGAAAAATTCCCAGAAGTTAGACACGTAACAAAGCTGAATGGACGCTTAGATGGCTATGGTTGGTTTGAAAATGATGCCGAATTTTCACTGATTAAGATAGATAAACTAATGCAAGAAGCAACGGTTTTATTTACAACGAAAGACGATTTTGAATTAGCAGCGGTCGCTAAGGCAGGAACTAATATTGCTTATATCAGGGGGCGCCAGCCTGAACTTGATACCGATATTGATTACACCAAGGCAGTGTATCTTTATAACGAAAAGACAGGCAAAACCCAATTGATTACTACTAATGTTGCTCAAGGGAGTTTTTCTGCCGCAGCATTTTCACCGGACGGCAAGACTTTGGCATTGGTCGGTAATGATAACAGTTATCCAGGACAAACCATTAACGATCTGTGGCTGTATTCCTTAGAAACTAAGCAATTAACTAATTTAACTCAGCAGTTGCTCGATATTGATGTAGGATATGAAGCGGCTCTAACTGCAGATTTTACCCAAAATTTATGCAGTAACAGTGTAGTTTGGTTAGATAATAAACAGTATGTTTTTACTGCCTTACATCATGGTCATAGTCAACTGTACCTGGGTAATCGGGATACTGTACAACTAATTCGCGATGAAGCCGAAGATATCACTGACTTTTGTGCAGCTAGCCCACAAAAATTGCTTTTGACAGTTTCAAAACAGGCATTGCCAAGTGAATTATTACTTTTTGACCTTAAAACTAAAACCACGAGTCAGTTGTATAATCCTAATCATGACTTTGAACGGACTCATAGTTATCTTAAAGCGCAAAAATTCACTTATCTGTCTAAAGATAAAACACAGGAATTGGAAGGCTGGTACTTGCCTGCAGCAAACAAGCCTAAACAGTCTCCAGTATTGTTGTATGTTCACGGTGGTCCACATGCAGCCTATGGTGAAGCCTTTTTCCATGAATTTCAAGTTTTAGCTAGTTGGGGTTATGGAATAGTTTATGTTAACCCACGTGGCTCAACCACATACGGTCAAAAATTCTGTAATGATGTCGACGGCCATTATGGCGAGAATGATTTTTCTGATGTCTTAGCTGGCCTGGATTATGCCTTAGAGCATTTTCCTGAATTAGATAAGAACCATCAATACATCGCTGGTGGTTCTTACGGCGGCTTCATGACAACTTGGGCTGTAGGGCACACCAAACGGTTTAAAGCAGCGGTTGCCCAGCGCTGTGTCAGTGACTGGATCAGCATGAATGGCACCTCAGATATCGGTTATTGGTTCGACCGTCAAGAACTACAGGCTAATTTATTCAGCGACAACGAAGCCCTTAAAAAATATTGGCGAATGTCTCCGTTAGCTTATGCCCAAAATGTAACAACGCCGATTAGATTACTCCATGGTGAATGGGATATGCGTTGTCCAATCTCACAAAGTGAAGAATTCTTTACTGCCGTCAAGCTGGCAGGGGCAGAGACCGACATGATTCGTTACCCGCAATCATTCCATGGCGTGTCACGTAATGGCTTGCCATCTCTTAGAATCCACAGAATGCATGATATTAAAGAATGGTTTGATAAGCATCAATAA
- a CDS encoding LysR family transcriptional regulator, with product MPKTDTILSTKSLHYFLQLIDTMNYTQAAQILGITQPALTQQIKKIEHSIGTPLFGQMGKKLYLTEAGKELQTGAIKLLNTINSVVSDIQEFTQADKGQISIGILDSINSEILRKFLVGFNQKNPDIVLNVTYYDRKNLWYSLDNNLIDMAVMFWPDSTKKSQAELQNQYEHTTVYEDRLTVLTHKDTVEAGQSYPISRFAHREWVAYPDGFYLTQLMKKKLSNKTNIKNCLTVPISLSSTEQLIKTAQETDYDTFISEAYYQAHKDEIKLTPIYLKEVEPFTVSLVYRKGKKAVPRINNILTEFKNFLDK from the coding sequence ATGCCTAAAACAGATACAATACTTTCAACAAAGTCATTACATTATTTTTTACAACTAATCGATACAATGAATTATACGCAGGCCGCTCAAATATTGGGCATTACACAACCTGCGCTGACGCAGCAAATCAAAAAGATTGAGCATTCAATTGGAACACCGCTGTTTGGTCAAATGGGGAAGAAGCTCTATTTAACTGAAGCTGGTAAAGAACTGCAGACGGGTGCTATTAAGCTATTAAATACAATTAACTCAGTTGTAAGCGACATTCAAGAGTTTACTCAAGCTGATAAAGGTCAAATCTCAATTGGTATTTTGGATAGCATTAATTCAGAAATATTGCGCAAGTTCTTGGTTGGTTTCAACCAAAAGAATCCTGATATTGTTCTTAATGTGACTTACTATGACCGCAAAAATTTATGGTATAGCTTAGATAATAACTTAATTGATATGGCAGTTATGTTCTGGCCTGACAGTACCAAGAAGAGCCAGGCTGAATTGCAGAATCAATACGAGCACACAACGGTTTATGAAGATCGATTAACGGTCTTAACACATAAGGATACAGTTGAGGCAGGGCAGTCATATCCGATTTCTCGCTTTGCCCACCGTGAATGGGTTGCTTATCCAGATGGTTTTTACTTAACTCAATTAATGAAGAAAAAGCTGAGTAATAAGACTAACATCAAGAACTGCTTAACTGTTCCAATCAGCTTGTCATCAACAGAGCAATTAATTAAGACGGCTCAAGAAACTGATTACGATACATTTATCAGTGAGGCATATTACCAAGCTCATAAAGATGAGATTAAGTTGACACCAATTTATTTAAAAGAAGTTGAGCCATTTACTGTTTCATTAGTTTATCGTAAAGGTAAAAAGGCTGTTCCTCGGATCAATAATATTTTGACCGAATTTAAAAATTTCTTGGATAAATAA